From Salvia splendens isolate huo1 chromosome 16, SspV2, whole genome shotgun sequence, a single genomic window includes:
- the LOC121772131 gene encoding THUMP domain-containing protein 1 homolog translates to MAPDHKSNPNKKRKNYLPQYKPVKKGSYPLRPGVEGFFITCDGGREHQAANEAINVIESFYEELVDDDDAELRVEHTELSRKPSNKIIKFASDSSGSDNDDDDDDKDGNKDDAKDINNLETGDDKDQNAVASTDNGNDELRLETENVVPSENQALTEEKKPEIQDIKESETPENQEIKEAEALGPPAKRQCTDADAANNGTLSKKVETKSVDKLIEAELAELGDKSKRRFCKLDTGCNGVIFIQMRKREGDPSTKDIVHRMMTSLAVTKKHVSRFLLRLLPVEVSCYPSDEEIRQAIKPVIEKYFPVETEKPRKFSVLYDARANTGINRAKVIDAVAKCVPSMHKVDLANPDISIMVQIVKTVCLIGVVEKYKEFAKYNLRQLSSPSNEG, encoded by the exons ATGGCGCCCGACCACAAATCCAATCcaaacaagaaaagaaagaattacCTCCCCCAATAT AAGCCAGTGAAAAAGGGTTCTTACCCGTTGCGCCCGGGAGTTGAGGGATTCTTTATAACGTGCGATGGTGGGAGGGAGCACCAGGCAGCAAATGAAGCTATCAATGTCATTGAATct TTCTATGAGGAGTtggtggatgatgatgatgcagAGTTAAGAGTTGAGCACACAGAATTATCTAGGAAGCCTTcaaacaaaatcataaaattcgCATCGGATTCTTCTGGCAGCGAcaacgatgatgatgatgatgacaaaGATGGCAATAAAGATGATGCGAAGGATATAAACAATCTAGAGACAGGGGATGACAAAGACCAAAATGCTGTTGCCTCAACTGACAATGGAAATGATGAGTTAAGACTTGAAACTGAGAATGTTGTGCCTTCCGAGAATCAAGCACTTACAGAGGAAAAGAAACCTGAGATACAAGATATCAAAGAATCTGAGACACCTGAGAATCAAGAAATCAAAGAAGCTGAGGCTCTGGGGCCACCGGCTAAGAGGCAATGCACCGATGCAGATGCTGCAAACAATGGAACATTGTCCAAAAAGGTTGAGACTAAATCTGTTGATAAGTTGATTGAAGCTGAGCTGGCAGAACTGGGAGATAAGAGCAAG AGGCGTTTTTGTAAACTTGACACTGGTTGTAATGGTGTTATCTTCATACAAATgcgtaagagagaaggagatcCCAGCACAAAAGATATCGTGCATCGCATGATGACTTCTCTTGCTGTAACCAAGAAACACGTCTCAAG GTTTCTATTAAGGCTGCTTCCAGTTGAAGTATCATGCTACCCTTCAGATGAAGAAATCAGACAAGCCATCAAACCTGTCATTGAAAAGTATTTTCCTGTAGAAACTGAGAAACCACGTAAG TTTTCAGTTCTGTATGATGCTCGCGCAAACACTGGCATCAATCGTGCAAAAGTTATCGATGCAGTCGCCAAATGTGTTCCATCTATGCACAAGGTCGATCTGGCCAACCCGGATATAAGTATTATGGTCCAAATTGTCAAG ACTGTTTGCTTGATTGGAGTTGTGGAGAAGTACAAGGAATTCGCAAAGTATAACTTGAGGCAGCTTAGCAGCCCCTCAAATGAGGGGTAA
- the LOC121772130 gene encoding nuclear pore complex protein NUP58-like: MAFSFSPQQPQQSLFQTPIQQPSPFQPQQQQQQQSPFQLQLSQPQQQQSQPQPQQLPQLYLFTNDKVPASYGTKWADLHPDSQKVLLQIEEKILEYRDESQRLDQCSRLFDSSVSNNGFELDASSIVQELGGITISMERQKATLQELMTVVKDMLRNTEVAVRSFMILRPRFLHQNKNSPAGATAPSQPSGATVTQTSTGQPAGNSMAPVFDFYSGLPKKPSPFLQQTVARFEKYLSECRQWIEELEQLLLLDSGKHSLNSSSSLLQSLPKVMTNVHDFFVHVAAKVESIHQYIESMRTAYLADQRHRGDENDPFLEADRRETAKQEAAARRVHPTIHLPNVPQPSGQATGLLALSAPTGASTSTNPSSSTTAPASSGTGSLFFPTPAAASSTPSLFSTPTSSAPFSSLLGTAASQSSLFSSLSASSSAFGISTPISSTPAAAPAFSTPFATGAATGSGASFGMASKARAKSRTGRR, encoded by the exons ATGGCATTCTCATTCTCCCCTCAGCAGCCCCAGCAATCTCTATTCCAGACTCCTATTCAACAACCCTCGCCGTTCCAACCCcaacagcagcagcaacaacaaTCTCCTTTCCAGTTACAATTGTCGCAGCCGCAACAGCAGCAGTCTCAGCCACAGCCGCAGCAACTGCCGCAGCTCTATCTCTTCACGAATGACAAAGTTCCCGCTTCTTATGGTACCAAGTGGGCTGATTTACATCCTGATTCTCAGAAAGTCCTGCTTCAAATTGA GGAGAAGATATTGGAGTACAGAGACGAAAGCCAGAGATTGGACCAATGCAGCAGGCTCTTTGATTCGTCTGTCTCTAACAACGGATTTGAGCTTGATGCCAGCTCTATTGTGCAG GAACTTGGTGGAATTACCATTTCTATGGAGAGGCAGAAGGCGACCCTGCAAGAGCTTATGACTGTTGTGAAAGATATGCTGCGAAATACAGAAGTAGCTGTTCGATCTTTTATGATTTTACGACCCAGGTTTCTTcaccaaaataaaaattctcCAGCGGGTGCCACTGCACCATCCCAGCCTTCTGGGGCAACTGTCACTCAAACATCAACTGGTCAGCCTGCGGGAAACTCTATGGCTCCTGTTTTTGATTTTTACAGTGGGCTACCGAAGAAGCCGTCGCCCTTTTTGCAGCAAACTGTTGCCCGATTTGAGAAATATCTTTCGGAGTGTCGTCAGTGGATTGAAGAATTAGAACAACTGCTACTTTTAGACTCTGGAAAACATTCTTTAAATTCGAGTTCTTCATTGTTGCAATCTCTGCCTAAAGTCATGACTAACGTACATGACTTCTTTGTTCATGTTGCAGCTAAG GTGGAAAGTATTCATCAGTACATCGAATCTATGAGAACAGCATATCTTGCTGACCAACGCCATCGAGGAGATGAGAATGATCCGTTTCTTGAAGCTGATAGGAGGGAAACAGCGAAACAGGAGGCTGCAGCTCGAAGGGTTCATCCCACTATACATTTACCTAATGTTCCTCAACCATCTGGTCAGGCTACAGGACTCTTAGCCTTGTCAGCGCCAACTGGAGCATCAACTTCAACAAACCCGTCAAGCTCTACTACTGCACCAGCATCAAGTGGAACTGGATCTCTATTCTTTCCTACTCCTGCTGCTGCCTCATCAACACCCTCTTTATTCTCAACCCCTACCAGTTCAGCTCCATTCTCATCTTTGTTAGGAACTGCTGCTTCACAGTCATCACTTTTTAGTTCCTTGTCTGCTTCCTCATCTGCCTTTGGTATTTCCACACCCATTAGTTCAACCCCTGCTGCAGCACCAGCATTCTCGACGCCTTTTGCTACAG GAGCTGCAACTGGGTCAGGAGCAAGCTTTGGAATGGCATCA AAGGCGAGAGCAAAAAGTCGTACAGGGCGACGCTAG
- the LOC121770984 gene encoding uncharacterized protein LOC121770984 isoform X3, whose protein sequence is MFLLTIKSQYAQHLVGNTLVAISEFLLALDGDWDEFMQLLCLCLDLAIRNVLKSSPDSAFETRYPDFNPSTRSLLKLKLKSANWSVVAAIFRVMRNIQKCMKQDIDEKCMKTYLDSVSSLVISFPWDLLRVIYVGHNTDCLNGPAEDAVLKIDYFQLIEMTTFFGYCIQLFCSLVTQSSSLEVEAEVDFSPMIWQIVNLVPKLTLWCQVEVQSPHHVRISHYFRHKVLMLMVKVSSIIRIGPTISKTWILLLHDYFEDLLLQPISGGKLDQDGFLEGSPFCTSIFDEKQHNIPSFHLQRLAILLFVKCSLNLVVVEGGPDEQKCVDENLKHISSSDLNLESEFCSDNSIGLTELHKWLQLHVHVDILRNDELYFERCVRFTLSFIQLFMHEDDILFKMLLQLFHMPSFFQERQIVNDEPLAEVKNRLAADVFNPIHLFHLFLAEISYDHQVLLDYLISKDTGSICAEYLLRSLRIICIFWSLFVEFPGVKDDSGQSCVKRPKILADSRDIKVATYPAPLKEGGTPSLETECNEGHAHGNNSRANFKRPFVAARDCLASLTTSIDSLNKKGLFPYNPQVLLRRLMKFQELSFQQ, encoded by the exons ATGTTTTTGCTCACTATCAAAAGTCAGTATGCTCAACATTTAGTAGGGAACACTCTTGTGGCCATTTCTGAGTTTTTGCTTGCATTG GATGGTGACTGGGATGAATTTATGCAGTTGTTGTGCCTTTGCTTGGATTTGGCAATTCGTAACGTTCTTAAATCTTCTCCAGATAGTGCATTTGAAACCAGATATCCAGATTTCAATCCATCTACAAGATCCTTACTGAAGCTGAAACTGAAAAGTGCAAATTGGTCTGTGGTGGCTGCTATTTTCCGAGTTATGCGTAATATACAAAAATGTATGAAGCAAGATATCGATGAGAAATGCATGAAAACATACTTGGATTCTGTCAGCTCTTTAGTGATAAGTTTTCCATGGGACTTATTAAGAGTGATCTATGTTGGTCATAATACCGATTGTCTCAATGGCCCTGCAGAAGATGCTGTActaaaaatagattattttcaACTGATAGAAATGACTACATTCTTTGGATATTGCATTCAGTTATTCTGTTCGTTGGTCACACAAAGCAGTTCTCTTGAAGTTGAAGCTGAAGTTGATTTTTCACCTATGATTTGGCAAATCGTCAACCTTGTCCCAAAACTTACATTGTGGTGCCAAGTTGAGGTTCAAAGTCCTCATCATGTCCGCATATCTCATTACTTCAGACACAAAGTGCTG ATGCTCATGGTCAAGGTTAGTTCGATAATCCGTATTGGGCCAACTATAAGCAAGACATGGATTCTTCTACTGCATGATTACTTTGAAGATCTATTATTGCAACCTATATCTGGGGGTAAACTCGACCAAGATGGCTTTTTAGAAGGGTCCCCATTTTGCACGAGCATATTTGATGAGAAACAACACAATATTCCATCTTTCCATTTGCAAAGGCTGGCGATTTTGCTTTTCGTGAAGTGTTCGCTCAATTTGGTTGTCGTGGAAGGAGGTCCTGATGAACAGAAGTGCGTGGATGAAAATCTGAAACATATAAGTTCCTCAGACCTGAATTTGGAATCAGAGTTTTGTAGTGACAACAGCATAGGTTTAACAGAGCTCCATAAATGGCTTCAGTTACACGTTCATGTGGATATTCTTCGAAATGATGAGTTGTATTTCGAACGATGTGTGAGATTCACGTTATCCTTTATCCAATTATTCATGCACGAG GATGATATACTGTTTAAAATGCTCTTGCAACTGTTTCACATGCCGTCATTCTTTCAAGAACGTCA GATTGTTAACGACGAGCCACTTGCTGAAGTGAAGAATCGTCTTGCTGCTGATGTGTTTAATCCTATACATTTGTTCCATTTATTTCTTGCTGAG ATAAGCTATGATCATCAAGTCCTTCTTGACTATCTCATCTCGAAAGATACTGGATCTATCTGTGCTGAATACCTTTTGAG ATCATTACGAATCATTTGCATTTTCTGGAGCTTATTTGTGGAATTTCCGGGAGTGAAAGATGATTCTGGCCAATCGTGTGTAAAGAGACCAAAGATTTTAGCTGATTCAAGAGATATCAAAGTAGCAACATATCCGGCACCATTAAAGGAGGGTGGAACTCCATCACTTGAGACGGAGTGCAACGAAGGCCATGCACATGGCAACAACAGCCGTGCCAATTTTAAACGACCATTTGTGGCTGCTCGGGATTGCTTGGCTTCATTGACCACGTCCATTGACAGTCTCAACAAAAAAGGCTTATTTCCATATAATCCACAGGTGCTTCTGCGCCG TTTGATGAAGTTTCAGGAGCTCTCTTTTCAGCAATAG
- the LOC121770962 gene encoding dof zinc finger protein DOF3.4-like — translation MMAATDTAERKATRSGQAPPPEPEHLPCPRCSSTNTKFCYYNNYNFSQPRHFCKACRRYWTHGGTLRDIPVGGGSRKNAKRSRSASSAAAHNAVFSHPPHHHDFRAFPAAAFPFAADHSAAGPFSVSGDAKICGSFTSLLNTQGAGLWALGGFGLGHGLEDVGFGLGRAVWPFPGVVEGGPAGGGGGGSTVAGNTWQIESGESGYSNGDYFALPDLAISTPGGSFMK, via the coding sequence aTGATGGCTGCTACAGACACGGCTGAGAGAAAGGCTACTCGTTCAGGGCAAGCGCcgccgccggagccggagcaCCTCCCCTGCCCGCGCTGCTCCTCTACCAACACTAAGTTCTGCTACTACAACAACTACAACTTCTCCCAGCCGCGCCACTTCTGCAAGGCCTGCCGCCGCTACTGGACTCACGGCGGCACCCTCCGCGACATCCCCGTCGGCGGCGGCAGCCGCAAGAACGCCAAGCGCTCCCGCTCCGCCTCTTCCGCCGCCGCCCACAATGCCGTCTTCTCCCACCCGCCCCACCACCACGACTTCCGCGCCTTCCCCGCCGCCGCCTTCCCCTTCGCCGCCGATCACTCCGCCGCGGGGCCCTTCTCCGTCTCCGGCGACGCTAAAATCTGCGGGAGCTTCACCTCGCTGCTGAACACTCAGGGGGCCGGGCTCTGGGCTCTGGGCGGGTTCGGGCTCGGCCACGGGCTCGAGGACGTGGGATTCGGGCTAGGGCGGGCTGTGTGGCCTTTTCCTGGGGTGGTTGAGGGCGGGCCCGCGGGAGGGGGCGGTGGGGGGTCTACTGTGGCGGGGAACACGTGGCAGATTGAGAGTGGGGAGAGTGGATATAGCAACGGCGACTATTTCGCTTTGCCGGATCTTGCTATTTCCACACCGGGAGGAAGTTTTATGAAATGA
- the LOC121770984 gene encoding uncharacterized protein LOC121770984 isoform X1, protein MSPRPEHMRLHRLLHDSLHRFSHLQDLSTSTFTQEIEKDLLISLSQVFRQVKQLVDELDSDEEELLADTAFDGECFIDATAQLDNRHCLAIIIGDLMFLLTIKSQYAQHLVGNTLVAISEFLLALDGDWDEFMQLLCLCLDLAIRNVLKSSPDSAFETRYPDFNPSTRSLLKLKLKSANWSVVAAIFRVMRNIQKCMKQDIDEKCMKTYLDSVSSLVISFPWDLLRVIYVGHNTDCLNGPAEDAVLKIDYFQLIEMTTFFGYCIQLFCSLVTQSSSLEVEAEVDFSPMIWQIVNLVPKLTLWCQVEVQSPHHVRISHYFRHKVLMLMVKVSSIIRIGPTISKTWILLLHDYFEDLLLQPISGGKLDQDGFLEGSPFCTSIFDEKQHNIPSFHLQRLAILLFVKCSLNLVVVEGGPDEQKCVDENLKHISSSDLNLESEFCSDNSIGLTELHKWLQLHVHVDILRNDELYFERCVRFTLSFIQLFMHEDDILFKMLLQLFHMPSFFQERQIVNDEPLAEVKNRLAADVFNPIHLFHLFLAEISYDHQVLLDYLISKDTGSICAEYLLRSLRIICIFWSLFVEFPGVKDDSGQSCVKRPKILADSRDIKVATYPAPLKEGGTPSLETECNEGHAHGNNSRANFKRPFVAARDCLASLTTSIDSLNKKGLFPYNPQVLLRRLMKFQELSFQQ, encoded by the exons ATGAGTCCTCGGCCTGAACACATGCGTCTCCACCGCCTCCTCCACGACTCTCTTCACCGCTTCTCA CATTTGCAGGATCTTTCTACCAGCACATTCACTCAAGAAATTGAGAAGGACCTTCTAATTTCTCTGTCTCAG GTTTTCAGACAAGTTAAGCAGCTGGTTGATGAACTCGACTCTGACGAG GAGGAGCTATTGGCAGACACTGCCTTCGACGGTGAATGTTTTATTGATGCAACCGCACAGTTGGATAACCGTCATTGTTTGGCTATTATCATTGGTGACTTG ATGTTTTTGCTCACTATCAAAAGTCAGTATGCTCAACATTTAGTAGGGAACACTCTTGTGGCCATTTCTGAGTTTTTGCTTGCATTG GATGGTGACTGGGATGAATTTATGCAGTTGTTGTGCCTTTGCTTGGATTTGGCAATTCGTAACGTTCTTAAATCTTCTCCAGATAGTGCATTTGAAACCAGATATCCAGATTTCAATCCATCTACAAGATCCTTACTGAAGCTGAAACTGAAAAGTGCAAATTGGTCTGTGGTGGCTGCTATTTTCCGAGTTATGCGTAATATACAAAAATGTATGAAGCAAGATATCGATGAGAAATGCATGAAAACATACTTGGATTCTGTCAGCTCTTTAGTGATAAGTTTTCCATGGGACTTATTAAGAGTGATCTATGTTGGTCATAATACCGATTGTCTCAATGGCCCTGCAGAAGATGCTGTActaaaaatagattattttcaACTGATAGAAATGACTACATTCTTTGGATATTGCATTCAGTTATTCTGTTCGTTGGTCACACAAAGCAGTTCTCTTGAAGTTGAAGCTGAAGTTGATTTTTCACCTATGATTTGGCAAATCGTCAACCTTGTCCCAAAACTTACATTGTGGTGCCAAGTTGAGGTTCAAAGTCCTCATCATGTCCGCATATCTCATTACTTCAGACACAAAGTGCTG ATGCTCATGGTCAAGGTTAGTTCGATAATCCGTATTGGGCCAACTATAAGCAAGACATGGATTCTTCTACTGCATGATTACTTTGAAGATCTATTATTGCAACCTATATCTGGGGGTAAACTCGACCAAGATGGCTTTTTAGAAGGGTCCCCATTTTGCACGAGCATATTTGATGAGAAACAACACAATATTCCATCTTTCCATTTGCAAAGGCTGGCGATTTTGCTTTTCGTGAAGTGTTCGCTCAATTTGGTTGTCGTGGAAGGAGGTCCTGATGAACAGAAGTGCGTGGATGAAAATCTGAAACATATAAGTTCCTCAGACCTGAATTTGGAATCAGAGTTTTGTAGTGACAACAGCATAGGTTTAACAGAGCTCCATAAATGGCTTCAGTTACACGTTCATGTGGATATTCTTCGAAATGATGAGTTGTATTTCGAACGATGTGTGAGATTCACGTTATCCTTTATCCAATTATTCATGCACGAG GATGATATACTGTTTAAAATGCTCTTGCAACTGTTTCACATGCCGTCATTCTTTCAAGAACGTCA GATTGTTAACGACGAGCCACTTGCTGAAGTGAAGAATCGTCTTGCTGCTGATGTGTTTAATCCTATACATTTGTTCCATTTATTTCTTGCTGAG ATAAGCTATGATCATCAAGTCCTTCTTGACTATCTCATCTCGAAAGATACTGGATCTATCTGTGCTGAATACCTTTTGAG ATCATTACGAATCATTTGCATTTTCTGGAGCTTATTTGTGGAATTTCCGGGAGTGAAAGATGATTCTGGCCAATCGTGTGTAAAGAGACCAAAGATTTTAGCTGATTCAAGAGATATCAAAGTAGCAACATATCCGGCACCATTAAAGGAGGGTGGAACTCCATCACTTGAGACGGAGTGCAACGAAGGCCATGCACATGGCAACAACAGCCGTGCCAATTTTAAACGACCATTTGTGGCTGCTCGGGATTGCTTGGCTTCATTGACCACGTCCATTGACAGTCTCAACAAAAAAGGCTTATTTCCATATAATCCACAGGTGCTTCTGCGCCG TTTGATGAAGTTTCAGGAGCTCTCTTTTCAGCAATAG
- the LOC121770984 gene encoding uncharacterized protein LOC121770984 isoform X2, with product MSPRPEHMRLHRLLHDSLHRFSDLSTSTFTQEIEKDLLISLSQVFRQVKQLVDELDSDEEELLADTAFDGECFIDATAQLDNRHCLAIIIGDLMFLLTIKSQYAQHLVGNTLVAISEFLLALDGDWDEFMQLLCLCLDLAIRNVLKSSPDSAFETRYPDFNPSTRSLLKLKLKSANWSVVAAIFRVMRNIQKCMKQDIDEKCMKTYLDSVSSLVISFPWDLLRVIYVGHNTDCLNGPAEDAVLKIDYFQLIEMTTFFGYCIQLFCSLVTQSSSLEVEAEVDFSPMIWQIVNLVPKLTLWCQVEVQSPHHVRISHYFRHKVLMLMVKVSSIIRIGPTISKTWILLLHDYFEDLLLQPISGGKLDQDGFLEGSPFCTSIFDEKQHNIPSFHLQRLAILLFVKCSLNLVVVEGGPDEQKCVDENLKHISSSDLNLESEFCSDNSIGLTELHKWLQLHVHVDILRNDELYFERCVRFTLSFIQLFMHEDDILFKMLLQLFHMPSFFQERQIVNDEPLAEVKNRLAADVFNPIHLFHLFLAEISYDHQVLLDYLISKDTGSICAEYLLRSLRIICIFWSLFVEFPGVKDDSGQSCVKRPKILADSRDIKVATYPAPLKEGGTPSLETECNEGHAHGNNSRANFKRPFVAARDCLASLTTSIDSLNKKGLFPYNPQVLLRRLMKFQELSFQQ from the exons ATGAGTCCTCGGCCTGAACACATGCGTCTCCACCGCCTCCTCCACGACTCTCTTCACCGCTTCTCA GATCTTTCTACCAGCACATTCACTCAAGAAATTGAGAAGGACCTTCTAATTTCTCTGTCTCAG GTTTTCAGACAAGTTAAGCAGCTGGTTGATGAACTCGACTCTGACGAG GAGGAGCTATTGGCAGACACTGCCTTCGACGGTGAATGTTTTATTGATGCAACCGCACAGTTGGATAACCGTCATTGTTTGGCTATTATCATTGGTGACTTG ATGTTTTTGCTCACTATCAAAAGTCAGTATGCTCAACATTTAGTAGGGAACACTCTTGTGGCCATTTCTGAGTTTTTGCTTGCATTG GATGGTGACTGGGATGAATTTATGCAGTTGTTGTGCCTTTGCTTGGATTTGGCAATTCGTAACGTTCTTAAATCTTCTCCAGATAGTGCATTTGAAACCAGATATCCAGATTTCAATCCATCTACAAGATCCTTACTGAAGCTGAAACTGAAAAGTGCAAATTGGTCTGTGGTGGCTGCTATTTTCCGAGTTATGCGTAATATACAAAAATGTATGAAGCAAGATATCGATGAGAAATGCATGAAAACATACTTGGATTCTGTCAGCTCTTTAGTGATAAGTTTTCCATGGGACTTATTAAGAGTGATCTATGTTGGTCATAATACCGATTGTCTCAATGGCCCTGCAGAAGATGCTGTActaaaaatagattattttcaACTGATAGAAATGACTACATTCTTTGGATATTGCATTCAGTTATTCTGTTCGTTGGTCACACAAAGCAGTTCTCTTGAAGTTGAAGCTGAAGTTGATTTTTCACCTATGATTTGGCAAATCGTCAACCTTGTCCCAAAACTTACATTGTGGTGCCAAGTTGAGGTTCAAAGTCCTCATCATGTCCGCATATCTCATTACTTCAGACACAAAGTGCTG ATGCTCATGGTCAAGGTTAGTTCGATAATCCGTATTGGGCCAACTATAAGCAAGACATGGATTCTTCTACTGCATGATTACTTTGAAGATCTATTATTGCAACCTATATCTGGGGGTAAACTCGACCAAGATGGCTTTTTAGAAGGGTCCCCATTTTGCACGAGCATATTTGATGAGAAACAACACAATATTCCATCTTTCCATTTGCAAAGGCTGGCGATTTTGCTTTTCGTGAAGTGTTCGCTCAATTTGGTTGTCGTGGAAGGAGGTCCTGATGAACAGAAGTGCGTGGATGAAAATCTGAAACATATAAGTTCCTCAGACCTGAATTTGGAATCAGAGTTTTGTAGTGACAACAGCATAGGTTTAACAGAGCTCCATAAATGGCTTCAGTTACACGTTCATGTGGATATTCTTCGAAATGATGAGTTGTATTTCGAACGATGTGTGAGATTCACGTTATCCTTTATCCAATTATTCATGCACGAG GATGATATACTGTTTAAAATGCTCTTGCAACTGTTTCACATGCCGTCATTCTTTCAAGAACGTCA GATTGTTAACGACGAGCCACTTGCTGAAGTGAAGAATCGTCTTGCTGCTGATGTGTTTAATCCTATACATTTGTTCCATTTATTTCTTGCTGAG ATAAGCTATGATCATCAAGTCCTTCTTGACTATCTCATCTCGAAAGATACTGGATCTATCTGTGCTGAATACCTTTTGAG ATCATTACGAATCATTTGCATTTTCTGGAGCTTATTTGTGGAATTTCCGGGAGTGAAAGATGATTCTGGCCAATCGTGTGTAAAGAGACCAAAGATTTTAGCTGATTCAAGAGATATCAAAGTAGCAACATATCCGGCACCATTAAAGGAGGGTGGAACTCCATCACTTGAGACGGAGTGCAACGAAGGCCATGCACATGGCAACAACAGCCGTGCCAATTTTAAACGACCATTTGTGGCTGCTCGGGATTGCTTGGCTTCATTGACCACGTCCATTGACAGTCTCAACAAAAAAGGCTTATTTCCATATAATCCACAGGTGCTTCTGCGCCG TTTGATGAAGTTTCAGGAGCTCTCTTTTCAGCAATAG